One genomic window of Clostridioides sp. ES-S-0054-01 includes the following:
- a CDS encoding response regulator transcription factor, translating into MNILIADDEVSMLKILYAYFKKENFNVLTAKNGEEALDIFYENKIDLAILDWMMPVIDGIEVCKEIKENSNTKVLMLTAKSQSEDEIEALNIGADEYVKKPFDPRILIIRAKKLVNYKNTINIKDLKIDFESNKVFKGDNELLLTKKELELMRCLINNKGIVLSREKLLDLVWGLDYDGDFRTVDTHIRRLRAKIGEGIIKTYRGLGYSMEDFND; encoded by the coding sequence ATGAACATATTAATTGCTGATGATGAGGTTAGTATGCTTAAGATACTTTATGCATATTTTAAAAAAGAAAACTTTAATGTGCTTACTGCAAAAAACGGGGAAGAGGCTTTAGATATTTTTTATGAGAATAAGATAGACTTAGCAATACTAGACTGGATGATGCCAGTAATTGATGGAATAGAAGTCTGTAAAGAGATAAAGGAAAATAGCAATACAAAAGTGCTTATGTTGACAGCTAAAAGTCAGAGTGAAGATGAAATAGAAGCACTTAATATAGGAGCAGATGAATATGTTAAAAAACCATTTGACCCGAGGATTTTGATAATAAGGGCTAAAAAACTAGTAAATTATAAAAATACAATTAATATTAAAGATTTAAAAATAGATTTTGAGTCAAATAAGGTTTTTAAAGGTGACAATGAATTGCTATTGACTAAAAAAGAATTAGAATTAATGCGTTGTTTAATTAATAATAAGGGGATTGTTTTGTCTAGAGAAAAACTTTTAGATTTAGTATGGGGCTTGGATTATGATGGGGATTTTAGAACAGTAGACACTCATATAAGAAGGTTAAGAGCGAAAATAGGGGAGGGCATCATAAAAACTTACAGAGGATTAGGGTATAGTATGGAGGATTTTAATGACTAA
- a CDS encoding HAMP domain-containing histidine kinase has protein sequence MTKLNKKLSISISIVVVVVYIMSITINSMFIHRYYLHEKRNVLDNTADEIKHKDINKLKSDIDSIEEKNNTAIVYIELNKNYKDKGNIDKINQDLLSEFWKKGLSLNKFWIEGNSLKDIDNKSINKIYNQGKTKYSLLVKFMKKDNYLFAISIPIEHSEETIGIVNKFNIIMGIFSVIIITILTFILSNRVIKPIEKLKLLSKDISELNFRTEDIKTNDEIEELAYSINIMSVKLEKAHNELNKRNENLKSFISDASHEMKTPIALIKAYAIGMKDGLDDGTYIDTIIEQAENMTNIINVLLYWTKYEKREVNLCRVDLKERLYKSLKNYELLIDRGGISVKCSIDDKELIMSSDEDSIDMVFNNLISNAIKYTSNNEIEISLFKENDRIILSIKNGIDYDIEDDIENIWKPFYVLDKSRSKELSGTGLGLTIVRTILEENNFRYRVEICDGIIEFYIIFIKST, from the coding sequence ATGACTAAACTAAACAAAAAATTGTCCATAAGTATATCTATAGTAGTTGTAGTTGTTTATATAATGTCTATAACTATAAACAGTATGTTTATTCATAGATATTATTTACACGAAAAAAGAAATGTATTGGATAATACTGCAGATGAAATCAAACATAAAGATATAAATAAATTAAAATCAGATATTGATTCAATTGAAGAAAAAAATAATACAGCTATTGTATATATAGAATTAAATAAAAATTATAAAGATAAAGGGAATATAGATAAAATAAATCAAGATTTGTTAAGTGAATTTTGGAAGAAAGGTCTGAGTTTAAATAAATTTTGGATTGAAGGAAATAGCTTAAAAGATATTGATAATAAAAGTATAAATAAAATATACAATCAGGGTAAAACGAAATATAGTCTACTTGTAAAGTTTATGAAGAAAGATAATTACTTGTTTGCTATATCTATACCTATAGAGCATTCTGAAGAAACTATTGGCATTGTAAATAAATTTAATATAATAATGGGAATCTTTTCGGTAATTATAATAACTATACTTACATTTATATTATCAAACAGAGTCATAAAACCTATAGAAAAGTTAAAGCTTTTATCTAAAGATATATCTGAATTAAATTTTAGGACTGAAGATATAAAAACGAATGATGAAATAGAGGAGTTAGCTTACAGCATAAATATAATGAGCGTAAAGCTTGAAAAAGCACATAATGAATTGAATAAGAGAAATGAGAATCTAAAGTCTTTTATATCAGATGCATCTCATGAAATGAAAACTCCAATAGCACTTATAAAAGCATACGCGATAGGTATGAAAGATGGTCTGGATGATGGGACTTATATAGATACAATCATTGAGCAAGCAGAAAATATGACCAATATAATAAATGTTCTTTTATATTGGACGAAATATGAGAAGAGAGAGGTAAATCTGTGTCGGGTAGATTTAAAGGAAAGGCTGTATAAAAGTTTAAAAAACTATGAGTTGTTGATAGATAGAGGTGGTATAAGTGTTAAGTGTAGTATAGATGATAAAGAACTTATAATGAGTTCGGATGAAGATAGTATAGATATGGTATTTAATAATTTGATTAGTAATGCGATAAAGTATACTAGTAATAATGAAATAGAGATTAGTCTTTTTAAAGAGAATGATAGAATTATATTATCTATAAAAAACGGCATAGATTATGACATAGAAGATGATATAGAGAATATATGGAAGCCTTTTTATGTTTTAGATAAGTCAAGAAGTAAAGAACTTTCTGGAACTGGGCTTGGTCTTACTATAGTTAGAACTATACTTGAAGAAAATAATTTTAGATACAGGGTTGAAATTTGCGATGGAATAATAGAATTTTATATTATCTTTATAAAATCAACTTAA